The following proteins come from a genomic window of Salvia hispanica cultivar TCC Black 2014 chromosome 4, UniMelb_Shisp_WGS_1.0, whole genome shotgun sequence:
- the LOC125220543 gene encoding 1,8-cineole synthase, chloroplastic-like: protein MANTHFIASSKRHCFTTAANATSRRSQLAHCSLRLGTVIQTERRTGGYQPSLWDFNSIQSFDFAYNKEQKPLEMAATLIEQVKMLLQQEQRLELIDDLQKLGISCHFRHEIAQILNSKSIVLELAILDINNVQAQFLQELKETSRWWENTGLVQELPFIRDRIVECYYWTTGVVERREHGFERIMLTKINALVTTIDDIYDIYGTLEELELFTEAIRRWDIESIDQLPPYMKVCYLALYNFVNEMAYYTLKDKGFNSIPFLRKTWVDLVETYLIEANWYHKGHKPSLEEYINNAWISIGGVPILSHLFFRLTDSIDEEDAESVHKYHDIVCASCTILRLADDMGTSLDEVERGDVPKSVQCYMNEYNASEEEARKHVQSLIEETWKTMNKEMMDSPFSVYFAEVCANLSRMAQFIYQKESDGFGMQHSFVNNRLVSWILGLLLD from the exons ATGGC CAACACTCATTTTATCGCATCTTCAAAACGACATTGTTTCACTACTGCAGCCAATGCCACTTCTCGTAGAAGCCAGCTGGCCCATTGCTCGTTGCGATTGGGTACTGTGATCCAAACTGAACGACGAACAGGAGGCTACCAGCCTAGTCTTTGGGACTTCAACTCTATTCAATCGTTCGATTTTGCGTATAATAAG GAACAAAAGCCACTAGAAATGGCGGCGACTCTGATTGAGCAAGTGAAGATGTTGCTTCAACAGGAACAGCGTTTGGAGCTGATTGATGACTTGCAAAAATTGGGTATTTCTTGTCATTTTCGCCACGAAATTGCTCAAATATTAAACTCAAAATCGATTGTGCTAGAGCTAGCCATATTGGACATCAACAATGTTCAAGCACAATTTCTACAAGAACTCAAAGAGACCTCTAG ATGGTGGGAGAATACTGGGCTTGTTCAAGAGCTTCCATTCATCAGAGATAGAATAGTGGAATGCTACTATTGGACGACCGGAGTGGTTGAACGTCGTGAACATGGATTTGAGAGGATAATGCTCACCAAAATAAATGCTCTTGTTACAACTATAGATGATATCTACGATATTTATGGCACACTTGAAGAGCTCGAACTATTCACAGAGGCTATTCGAAG ATGGGATATTGAATCAATTGACCAACTGCCCCCTTACATGAAAGTATGTTATCTTGCGCTCTACAACTTTGTGAATGAGATGGCTTACTATACTCTCAAGGATAAAGGCTTCAACTCCATCCCCTTTCTGCGGAAAACG TGGGTTGATTTGGTTGAGACATATTTGATAGAGGCAAATTGGTACCACAAGGGGCATAAACCTAGCTTGGAAGAATACATCAACAATGCTTGGATATCAATTGGAGGTGTCCCCATTCTATCCCATCTTTTTTTCCGGCTGACGGATTCAATAGATGAGGAGGATGCCGAGAGCGTGCATAAATACCATGATATTGTTTGTGCATCATGTACGATTCTAAGGCTCGCTGATGATATGGGAACATCACTG GATGAGGTGGAGAGAGGCGACGTGCCAAAATCAGTTCAGTGTTATATGAATGAGTACAATGCTTCAGAAGAAGAGGCGCGAAAGCATGTTCAATCGCTGATAGAGGAGACATGGAAGACGATGAATAAGGAAATGATGGATTCTCCATTTTCAGTATATTTTGCAGAAGTTTGTGCTAATCTCAGCAGAATGGCACAGTTTATATACCAGAAGGAATCTGATGGATTCGGAATGCAACACTCATTCGTTAACAATCGGCTTGTATCTTGGATTCTTGGTCTATTGTTAGATTGA